CATTTGATAATAATAGATGTATCCTCCTAAGCTGATGCCTGGCTGCGATATCTTCATTCACACCACTGCTACCTCCGATAGGCAAGGCAGGCTGCTCATGGAAGCATTGGGATTCCCTTTCTACGGAAAAGTTACGCACTGATGAACATCACGTCAGCGATTTGGGAGCATGggtaaaataaaaatctgcgggggggggggatatATAAAATGTATAACAACGTGTATCGTAAAAGCCATAATCGTTAGATACAATGTATGAATATTTGTAGGATACCTTTATTCATCAATCCCTGCCGGTTGATCCATCCAATACTTGCAGAACGCCTCAACTCCGCCcaatgtcctttttttcttctccatttccTTTCAAACCTATTTAAAACACATTTATGATTTTTACTCCGAAGCCCCATTGGCGacggccttgaccttttcCCTGAGTCCATGGATGACCACATCAACGGCTGTCATATCCGCGGCGTCTGTCTTGGCTGCAGTGAACCCTCGCTTGTTCAACTCGTCTGTGCAGTGATCCATGGAAGGCTGGTAATTCCTAACCGCAGAGCTCAGCGCATAGATTGCCTTGCGTCTGACGTCTtcggcctcatcctccttcAGCGCCATCTCGATCAGAGGAGTGACGCCGCCAATCGCCAGCAGGCGCTCTTGAGTGCGCTCGTTGTTCTGCACAGCGGTGCCGACGCACCAGGCCGCCATCTTGCGCAGCTCGCTCTCCGTGCTGCCCAGGTGCTCGAGCAGCGGGGTCCACAGGTTGAGGTTGGCAATGTTGTTGGCGTTGTCGAGGTTCTCAATGAGCTGCTCAAAGTTGTCGAAGGCGATGAGCTTGTTCTCCAGGGTAACCTCGGGGTCGCCGATGATCTCCATGGAGCCCTTCATGAGGTCGGCATCGGAGGGCCCTCCCATGAGAGCGGCCATCAGCTCCGGGGTGAGGTTTGTTGGCGGCGGTACTTGGGCATTGGTCTCAGTGGAGGGGCCATTTTCGCCGGTCGTGGTATTCTCGACACTCCATCGCAGGAGTTCGTTGAGTCGCTTGTCGCCCATGGTAAATTACGTAGTGGTTTAGCGAGAATGTGTGTGGATATCTGCGTAatatgaagaggatgaaagGATCAAGATATGGAGCAGCAATCTGGAATTGAAGTTGTTCGCCAAATCTTCGAGTTTTCCGCTTGTGGCATTCATGCGGCTTCTGGAAACTTCAAGAAGGCTTTAGTCTACAAAGGGACTAGTGCCGTCGAACTCTCCCTTTACAGCCTTACCAGGGTTTAATTCTAGTTGCATCCAGGGCTTGATCATCAGCTTCATTAATTAAACTGTGTATGAATCAAATTTCCGAGAGAAACAATCTGAAAAGCTATGATTTTGAGAGGAAGTTTCCTAAAAGACTCTCAAGTTGCCTTTGAGCCCGACAATTGTTTGCACGCCTGGCATTTTGGACTGAATCCTAGAAACGGGCAACAAAATGCCAACCCCACTTGTTCATCTCAGAACCCAGGCGATGGCTTTACACTCCGAGCTCCGTACGAGTGCGACCTGTAGCCTAGTCGTCATGATATGCTTACCTAGTACTTATATCGATACTTCATTTAGACAAAAGTTGAGCACCCTAATTCTGTTATCTAGCACTCCAGCTAGAGCATgggctactactactgctgctgatgatgctactgctgccaCTTTCAAATGTATTGGGCAGTTGTGTGTTTTCATACACAGACgggctgccttgttgagctacagctggggtgTTGGACAACAGAATTGAGGTGCTAGGTGACTTTTCCCTCGACTTAGAGAAGTTTGTACTACCGTCGGAGTCCAGTTGGTTCACAAGCATCCTGCATatagcccttcttcttggcgtcAAAGTGGTGGAATCTTACAGATGACGTAACGCAGCGTAAAGTCCAACAAAGAGTTTCGTACGCTGAAGAAACGGGGATGATACTGCTAGATACCCAGTAGATACTGACAATGATGCTGTGATTAATAGGTCATGGTACGTAAGCATGTTTTCGAGTATCCAGGCAGATGAATATAGAAACATTAAACCTTGGAGGATGGTGTAGCCTTAATCCAGAAGCCACGCGTTGTCTGGAAGCTAAGATGGTCTTAAAGCTGTCACAGTGTCGCCTCGTCTCGC
This portion of the Trichoderma atroviride chromosome 6, complete sequence genome encodes:
- a CDS encoding uncharacterized protein (EggNog:ENOG41~BUSCO:EOG092D3JQ0) codes for the protein MGDKRLNELLRWSVENTTTGENGPSTETNAQVPPPTNLTPELMAALMGGPSDADLMKGSMEIIGDPEVTLENKLIAFDNFEQLIENLDNANNIANLNLWTPLLEHLGSTESELRKMAAWCVGTAVQNNERTQERLLAIGGVTPLIEMALKEDEAEDVRRKAIYALSSAVRNYQPSMDHCTDELNKRGFTAAKTDAADMTAVDVVIHGLREKVKAVANGASE